A region of Antedon mediterranea chromosome 8, ecAntMedi1.1, whole genome shotgun sequence DNA encodes the following proteins:
- the LOC140057694 gene encoding uncharacterized protein, with protein MGLNYNFSRTNVSAFKRKRGRRAGRNMRKQILVQIGGRVDNSNINGERGPSILVPILCKAKLSRSNIYPSVFLCNARSLCNKMNEFELVLANSNIDIAGITESWFHSDFSSECSAVQGFSCIRNDRSNRVGGGVVLYINEVYDYEVDDACPIDLECLCVDVKINLSFSIVTIVVYYPPNCNRNQQLTEFLCSRIDYFRSVRDNAAFIIMGDFNDYDIDPLLYQTSLEQVVDFPTRDDACLDKMLTNISDLYQSPLKLSPLGCSDHASILLKPNFIQKKPVKRRLLVRRPLKDSSMRAFGQVITGIDWDDIVHEDDSSEYLAAKFESVLKETYEKSFPSVVIRVRDNDKPWFNQSIKKMIEKRHRAYRKGNQTRYRHFRRLVRSEVRLAKSNFYKESISSLRKIEPQKWHKKVQRIAGKSKPQSALLEPGCDPDVVVDVVNKHFARICSFLPALDLRNLPAFLPSVKPPVIFPGQVFKLLKGINVNKSRHPRDIPLRLIKEFALELAQPLAKILNCCLQDNNFPSIWKNAIITPVPKKPKASTPNEHRPISITPVFGRIFESFLSDWIATDFRPLMDSQQFGNAKGSSPTHYLVQLCNRLLSGLDSSGMYGTICAIDFSKAFDRVNHSILIDKLIGLNIMPSIIPTVCSFLSQRNQCVRLGGSVSAPEPISCGVPQGTKLGPILFTIMVNDLLNNVPDRWKFVDDLTIGEVISVQRPEDSSIQSNLDALSSWCVENDATPNPVKFQVMRVHFLRNFPQFEPLQMDGVILEESQSVKLLGVHLQCDLKWDKQIKEVVSRASRRLYMLYILKRFGAPNDDLVFTFITYIRPLLEYASPLWHSSITNKQSDQLEFIQKRVVKLIIGYQNYVSYAKSLETLKLKTLQHRRQVLLYNFGKGLLKSDRFKEWIPEKEKPTRCLRKVISLMCHDVGLKDLLHQQFQLLLDS; from the coding sequence ATGGGTTTGAATTATAATTTCTCAAGAACTAATGTATCCGCTTTCAAGCGTAAAAGAGGGCGCCGTGCTGGTCGGAATATGCGGAAGCAAATACTTGTTCAGATCGGAGGAAGAGTAGATAATTCTAATATTAATGGTGAGAGAGGGCCTAGCATTCTTGTTCCAATTTTGTGTAAAGCTAAACTTAGTAGGTCTAACATTTACCCTAGTGTTTTTCTGTGTAATGCGCGCTCGTTATGTAATAAGATGAATGAATTTGAGTTAGTTTTAGCAAACAGTAACATTGACATTGCTGGTATAACAGAATCGTGGTTTCATTCTGATTTTTCTTCTGAGTGTTCGGCAGTTCAGGGTTTCTCATGCATTCGGAATGATAGAAGTAATCGCGTTGGCGGTGGTGTTGTTCTATATATTAATGAAGTATATGATTACGAAGTTGATGATGCATGTCCTATTGATCTTGAATGCCTATGCGTTGATGTAAAAATTAACCTCTCTTTCTCAATCGTCACTATTGTCGTCTATTACCCACCTAACTGTAATCGGAATCAACAGCTTACAGAGTTCTTGTGCTCAAGAATTGACTATTTTCGTAGTGTAAGGGATAATGCTGCTTTCATTATTATGGGTGACTTTAATGACTACGATATTGACCCCCTACTTTATCAAACATCATTAGAACAAGTAGTAGATTTTCCCACTCGCGATGATGCATGTCTtgataaaatgttaacaaacaTCTCTGATCTTTACCAATCCCCTTTAAAACTCTCTCCCCTGGGTTGCAGTGACCATGCCTCCATTCTTTTAAAACCTAATTTTATTCAAAAGAAACCGGTAAAGAGAAGGTTGCTAGTTCGCCGTCCCTTGAAAGACTCGTCCATGCGTGCATTTGGCCAAGTTATTACTGGGATTGACTGGGATGATATAGTTCATGAGGACGACAGTTCTGAATATTTAGCTGCCAAATTTGAAAGTGTGCTTAAGGAAACCTACGAAAAGTCTTTTCCTTCAGTAGTTATTCGTGTCAGAGACAATGATAAACCTTGGTTTAAtcaaagtattaaaaaaatgattgagAAAAGACATCGTGCTTATCGAAAGGGTAACCAAACAAGATACCGTCATTTTAGAAGGCTTGTTCGTTCTGAAGTAAGATTGGCAAAATCAAACTTCTATAAAGAATCTATATCTTCTCTTAGGAAAATTGAGCCCCAGAAGTGGCACAAGAAAGTGCAGAGGATTGCTGGAAAATCAAAACCGCAATCTGCACTTCTTGAACCTGGTTGTGACCCTGATGTTGTTGTAGATGTTGTCAACAAACATTTTGCTaggatttgttcttttttaccTGCATTAGATTTGCGAAATTTACCTGCCTTTCTTCCTTCTGTTAAGCCCCCTGTTATTTTTCCTGGGCAAGTTTTTAAACTATTAAAGGGCATTAATGTGAATAAATCAAGGCATCCTCGTGATATACCTCTCCGATTAATTAAGGAATTTGCCTTAGAACTTGCCCAACCTCTCGCTAAAATATTGAATTGTTGCCTCCAGGATAATAATTTCCCATCTATCTGGAAGAATGCCATCATTACTCCTGTACCCAAAAAGCCAAAGGCTTCTACACCTAAtgaacataggcctatatccaTCACGCCTGTTTTTGGTAGAATTTTTGAGAGCTTCCTTTCTGATTGGATAGCTACTGATTTCAGACCTCTTATGGATTCCCAACAGTTTGGAAATGCGAAGGGTTCATCACCGACTCATTACCTTGTTCAACTCTGTAATAGGCTTCTGTCAGGATTAGATAGCTCAGGAATGTATGGTACTATTTGTGCCATAGACTTTAGTAAAGCCTTTGACCGGGTCAACCATTCAATTCTGATTGACAAATTAATTGGTCTTAATATCATGCCCTCTATCATTCCAACGGTGTGTAGCTTCCTCTCGCAAAGAAATCAGTGTGTGCGGTTGGGCGGTTCAGTCTCAGCGCCAGAACCAATTTCGTGCGGAGTGCCTCAGGGTACTAAATTAGGCCCAATCCTATTTACTATCATGGTTAATGATTTGCTCAACAATGTACCTGATAGATGGAAGTTTGTTGATGACCTGACGATTGGCGAGGTGATTTCAGTACAGAGACCTGAAGATAGTTCGATTCAAAGCAACCTTGATGCTCTTTCCAGTTGGTGTGTGGAGAATGATGCAACACCAAATCCTGTAAAGTTTCAAGTGATGCGTGTTCATTTTTTGCGTAATTTTCCCCAATTTGAGCCGTTACAAATGGATGGTGTTATACTCGAAGAATCCCAGAGTGTGAAACTTCTTGGAGTGCATCTGCAATGTGACCTCAAGTGGGACAAGCAGATTAAAGAAGTCGTTTCCAGGGCATCACGTCGTCTATATATGCTATACATTCTGAAGCGTTTTGGAGCCCCAAATGATGATCTGGTTTTCACTTTTATAACATACATTCGTCCTTTACTTGAGTATGCCAGTCCTCTTTGGCATAGCTCGATCACCAATAAACAGAGTGATCAACTTGAATTCATCCAAAAGCGTGTTGTAAAACTTATTATTGGATATCAAAACTATGTTAGTTACGCAAAATCACTTGAAACCCTCAAGTTAAAGACATTGCAGCATAGACGTCAGGTTCTTCTTTATAACTTTGGAAAGGGGCTGCTAAAGTCAGATCGCTTTAAGGAATGGATCCCTGAAAAAGAAAAGCCGACAAGGTGTTTGCGTAAAGTTATAAGTTTGATGTGCCACGATGTCGGACTAAAAGACTTGCTGCATCAACAATTCCAACTGTTATTGGACTCTTAA
- the LOC140057695 gene encoding uncharacterized protein yields MNRFGQLTFKDISKNEAEHLEIENNDNYFPTNTTSASTTGSVFKRHRRGHGKRNKTGKNITNHGKCLLNIGFNNVNRLRSKVPEILRLMNSENIHIFGVVETFLKGELTDDINGFQWIGKNRSSKGGGGIGAFISKNVKIIDDNVLNSRDDTYERLWFKISPDENQIYIAVAYFPVEGVDNDLCDELYNQLLADIICIENDHGDPDPQIIIMSDMNARIGKEIPYGDPVLNSNGERLLNFRNDTCLNILNCTRKCVGKFTWFRNNFQSTIDYMLCSDNLVDSVKEFLIDEDRIMGLGSDHNVLLLKLFVKCVGKVYVNRNTRYSWDFKQGQDFELFHGKIEEKFKDWNADSYHDVDMLWESWKQNLIEAAREGIGVRKQKNSNKCNAWFDKEVETAIKQRRDAARLHRKWAKNKSNLDEGEKLWQSYLDKKNHTKNLIRNKITEMQVNRSIDIANKGGRNCRDFWKVLKGNTRKNDTVQCLKIPGTNEITCDRNKMNYTVLEYWSTLGKMNRNLNSEYDKDYIETVNFVNNLKINNDCRQNVEDSTKSIVDIKLTLDIVKSAIYQSKNNKSAGSDNISNELLKNVSDFLEENNTLSEVQGGFRPHRRCEDHIFTLKNIASCRLAEGKKTYLAFLDIKKAFDSVWRDGLLMAIWNIGIRGRLWNIISSLYDNVKGQVRFGDIETQSFDIEEGVKQGCVLSPTLFCIIMNELTKLLREHALGVRIHDICLGSLFWADDIVLLADSEKELNKMLDLVSLFAKKWKFNFNSEKSNVLIIGQNLNSEKLWKLGDTFISEVETYKYLGVYISRNLKDNFHINQVIKKGNRIIAYIKYIIDRLNNFDRVVYGDILWRSIGLPTINYACAVCVNTNTKDIQRIESLQLQMARTILKASRSTAKEALYGDLGWQPIKVTQDIFKAKYIRNVMCMEMYRWPKLILNTIIRHKNFNSRYQFINEFEKTCDYIKFDFNAILNDICTGTDIDINWVKPFENTIKQSYSTFWKQEVLRKSSLLDYSLIKESPSLEPYLLDKTDFYGSSLKFKLRSNTLPLGKNTNKWNIDNLNDKCKVCGSGEEDVISCLFVISYIVLEWKNYKHFNINLLQ; encoded by the exons ATGAATAGATTTGGACAATTAACCTTTAAAGACATTTCGAAGA ACGAAGCAGAACATTTAGAGATTGAGAACAATGACAATTATTTTCCTACAAATACTACATCAGCATCTACGACTGGAAGCGTTTTTAAACGTCACAGACGTGGTCATGGTAAAAGAAATAAGACTGGTAAGAATATTACAAATCATGGCAAATGTCTTCTAAATATTGGTTTCAACAATGTAAATCGATTACGCTCTAAAGTTCCAGAAATTTTAAGATTAATGAATTCGGAAAATATACACATATTTGGAGTTGTAGAAACTTTTTTAAAAGGTGAATTAACTGATGATATTAATGGGTTCCAATGGATAGGTAAAAACAGAAGTTCAAAGGGAGGTGGTGGAATTGGtgcatttatatcaaaaaatgttAAGATTATTGATGACAATGTTTTGAACTCGCGAGATGATACATATGAAAGATTATGGTTCAAAATCTCTCCTGATGAAAATCAAATTTATATAGCCGTTGCATATTTTCCTGTTGAGGGAGTAGATAATGATTTATGTGATGAATTATATAACCAATTGCTTGCTGATATAATTTGTATCGAGAATGATCATGGAGACCCCGATCCCCAAATCATAATAATGTCTGATATGAATGCTAGGATTGGTAAAGAAATCCCTTATGGCGATCCAGTTCTAAACTCAAATGGCGAGCGTCTTTTAAATTTTCGTAACGACACATGTTTAAATATTCTTAATTGTACTCGGAAATGTGTAGGTAAATTCACATGGTTTAGAAACAATTTCCAAAGTACTATTGATTATATGCTTTGTTCTGATAATTTAGTCGATTCTGttaaagaatttttaattgaTGAAGATCGAATAATGGGTTTGGGGAGTGaccataatgttttattattaaaattatttgtaaaatgtgttGGTAAAGTATACGTTAATCGTAATACCAGATATAGCTGGGACTTTAAACAAGGGCAAGATTTTGAATTATTTCATGGTAAAATAGAAGAAAAGTTTAAAGATTGGAATGCCGATTCATACCATGATGTTGACATGCTTTGGGAATCAtggaaacaaaatttaattgaagCGGCCCGCGAAGGAATTGGTGTAcgtaaacaaaaaaatagtaataaatgcAATGCTTGGTTTGACAAGGAAGTCGAAACTGCTATAAAACAAAGAAGAGATGCAGCTCGTCTTCATAGAAAATGGGCAAAGAATAAAAGTAATTTAGATGAAGGGGAGAAGCTATGGCAAAGCTATCTTGATAAGAAAAATCATACAAAGAATCTAATTAGAAATAAGATTACTGAAATGCAAGTAAATAGATCGATTGATATTGCCAACAAAGGTGGTCGTAATTGCCGTGACTTTTGGAAAGTGCTTAAAGGAAATACGCGCAAAAATGACACTGTACAATGCTTAAAAATACCGGGCACCAATGAAATAACTTGTGACCgaaataaaatgaactatacCGTCTTAGAGTATTGGAGTACACTAGGAAAGATGAATAGAAATTTAAATTCCGAGTATGATAAAGATTATATAGAGACAGTCAACTTCGTTAATaaccttaaaataaataatgactgTAGGCAAAATGTTGAGGATAGCACTAAATCAATAGTTGACATTAAACTCACATTAGATATAGTTAAATCTGCTATCTACCaatcaaaaaacaacaaatctgCTGGTTCTGACAATATATCTAATGAATTACTTAAAAACG TTTCCGACTTCTTAGAAGAAAACAATACCCTTTCAGAAGTTCAGGGAGGGTTTAGACCCCACCGAAGATGTGAAGACCACATTTTCACTCTTAAAAACATTGCTAGTTGCCGACTTGCGGAAGGCAAGAAGACTTACTTAGCATTCCTTGACATAAAAAAAGCATTTGATAGCGTATGGAGAGATGGATTGCTAATGGCAATATGGAATATTGGAATTCGTGGTAGATTATGGAATATTATAAGTAGCTTGTACGACAATGTTAAGGGGCAAGTAAGATTTGGTGACATTGAAACACAGTCTTTTGATATAGAAGAAGGTGTTAAGCAAGGGTGTGTCCTTTCCCCAACCCTGTTTTGCATAATAATGAACGAACTCACTAAATTATTACGAGAACACGCGTTAGGTGTGCGCATACACGATATCTGCCTTGGTAGCCTTTTTTGGGCCGACGATATTGTACTTTTAGCAGATAGCGAAAAAGAACTCAATAAAATGTTAGATTTAGTATCCTTATTTGctaaaaaatggaaatttaattttaatagtgaAAAGTCAAATGTTTTGATAATAGGCCAGAATCTGAATAGCGAAAAACTTTGGAAATTGGGGGATACTTTTATATCTGAAGTTGAAACATATAAGTATCTTGGTGTATACATTTCTAGAAATCTAAAAGACAATTTCCACATCAATCAAGTTATTAAAAAGGGCAATAGGATCATTGCgtacattaaatatattatagatAGACTCAACAATTTTGATCGTGTTGTATATGGAGATATCCTTTGGAGAAGTATCGGCCTTCCGACTATTAACTATGCTTGTGCTGTATGTGTCAATACAAATACTAAAGACATACAAAGGATTGAGTCTCTTCAATTACAAATGGCGCGAACAATTCTTAAAGCGAGTAGAAGCACTGCAAAAGAGGCACTTTATGGCGATCTAGGTTGGCAACCAATTAAAGTAACTCAGGatatttttaaagcaaaatatataagAAATGTTATGTGTATGGAAATGTATCGTTGGCCAAAACttatattaaacacaattattagacaTAAGAATTTTAATTCAAGGTAccaatttattaatgaatttgaaaaaacttgtgaTTATATTAAGTTCGATTTCAATGCCATTCTTAATGATATATGTACAGGTACTGATATTGATATAAACTGGGTCAAGccatttgaaaatacaattaaacaatCGTATTCTACTTTTTGGAAACAAGAAGTATTAAGAAAATCATCTTTGCTTGATTACTCTTTGATAAAGGAGTCACCTAGCCTAGAACCTTACCTACTGGATAAAACAGATTTTTATGGCtcaagtttaaaatttaaacttcGTTCAAACACTTTACCACTtggaaaaaatacaaataagtgGAACATTGATAATCTAAATGACAAGTGTAAGGTTTGTGGGTCAGGTGAAGAAGATGTTATTTcctgtttatttgtaataagtTACATTGTATTAGAATGGAAGAATTACAAACACTTCAACATAAACTTATTGCAATAA